In a single window of the Lates calcarifer isolate ASB-BC8 linkage group LG1, TLL_Latcal_v3, whole genome shotgun sequence genome:
- the hpxa gene encoding LOW QUALITY PROTEIN: hemopexin (The sequence of the model RefSeq protein was modified relative to this genomic sequence to represent the inferred CDS: deleted 3 bases in 3 codons), with translation MVAAAAVRVPFVSPGLSSLFWTRGLLTMKLLAHILCLSLALAWAQSQEAHASAVLDRCQGLEMDAVAVNEEGIPYFFKGDHLFKGFHGKAELSNGSFAELDDHHHLGHVDAAFRMHYEDNPDHDHMFFFLDNKVFSFYQHKLEDGYPKDISEVFPGIPDHLDAAVECPKPECDEDSVIFFKKDDIYHYNVRTKAVDEKEFKSMPNCTSAFRFMEHYYCFHGHMFSKFDPKTGEVHGRYPKEARDYFMRCSKFSDDSDHVERERCSRVHLDAITSDNAGNMYAFRGHHFIRKDEGNDTLKADTIENAFKELHSEVDAVFSYEGHLYMIKDDHLYLYKVGEPHTHLDGYPKPVKEELGIEGPIEAAFVCEDHHIAHIIKEGKIYDVELKASPRVAANERPISLLKKVDAAMCDATGIKVITGNHLYHFESTMVFVTAKSLPEQKRVSLELFGCDH, from the exons ATggttgctgcagcagcagttaggGTACCTTTTGTCTCCCCAGGCCTCTCCAGTCTCTTCTGGACCAGAGGACTGCTCACCATGAAGCTGCTTGCCCACATCCTGTGTCTCTCGCTGGCTCTGGCATGGGCTCAGTC GCAAGAAGCACATGCATCAG CTGTCCTTGACCGCTGTCAAGGCCTTGAGATGGACGCTGTTGCAGTGAACGAAGAGGGAATCCCATACTTTTTCAAGG GTGACCATCTGTTCAAGGGCTTCCATGGCAAAGCAGAGCTGTCTAATGGGTCCTTTGCCGAATTGGATGACCATCACCACCTGGGCCACGTAGATGCTGCTTTCCGCATGCACTACGAAGACAACCCCGACCACGACCACATGTTCTTCTTCTTG GACAACAAGGTGTTCAGTTTTTACCAACACAAGTTGGAGGATGGCTACCCCAAGGACATCTCTGAGGTCTTCCCTGGAATCCCTGACCATCTGGACGCTGCTGTAGAGTGCCCCAAGCCAGAGTGTGACGAAGACTCGGTCATCTTCTTCAAGA AGGATGACATCTACCACTACAATGTCAGAACCAAGGCTGTGGATGAGAAAGAGTTCAAGTCTATGCCAAACTGCACATCTGCCTTCCGCTTTATGGAGCAC TACTACTGCTTCCATGGACACATGTTCTCCAAGTTTGACCCAAAGACTGGTGAGGTGCATGGCAGATACCCCAAAGAGGCCCGCGACTACTTCATGAGATGTTCAAAGTTCA GTGATGATAGCGACCACGTGGAGAGAGAGCGCTGTAGTCGTGTTCACCTTGATGCCATCACATCTGACAATGCTGGAAACATGTATGCCTTCAGAG GCCACCATTTCATT CGTAAAGATGAGGGCAATGACACACTGAAGGCTGACACCATTGAGAATGCCTTCAAGGAGCTGCACAGTGAGGTGGATGCTGTTTTCTCTTATGAGGGTCACCTTTACATGATCAAG gATGACCACCTATATCTTTACAAAGTTGGAGAGCCCCACACCCAC TTGGACGGTTACCCTAAGCCTGTGAAGGAGGAGCTGGGCATCGAGGGTCCCATTGAAGCTGCATTTGTCTGCGAGGATCATCACATTGCTCACATCATCAAAG AGGGGAAGATTTATGATGTGGAGTTGAAGGCCAGCCCTCGCGTCGCAGCCAATGAGCGTCCAATTTCCCTGCTGAAGAAGGTCGATGCTGCCATGTGCGATGCTACAGGAATTAAAGTGATCACAGGCAACCACTTGTACCACTTTGAGAGTACCATGGTGTTTGTTACTGCCAAGTCCTTGCCTGAGCAGAAAAGGGTATCCCTGGAGCTGTTCGGCTGCGATCACTAA